Proteins from one Pseudomonas grandcourensis genomic window:
- a CDS encoding extracellular solute-binding protein, which translates to MSKLIASIGTSLFLTLPLTMAGSVQAAEKLNVVSWSGYFSPEILAKFQKQTGIEVTVDSYDSNETLLAKLKQGGAGYDVAIPSHQFVPILIKEKLLERFDPVNEPYYASVVDNLKKPTWDPEGAYSVPFIWGTTSVVLNTERYKGPADSLKVLYEPPAELQGRINMFDSVSDMVDMASLYLNIPLCSEDPKQMQQILTLLKAQKPFVKTYSSKAGSIRENLASGEIDMSTFWGGSSMRAREMKPSLKYLYPKEGVLAWVDNMVIPTGSKNPANAKAFIAFLSQPENAAMTQNFLKHQSPIRGVEPFLDAGLKDAPELHIPEGTNVVFSKTCGEGAIRLADRLWTNLMR; encoded by the coding sequence ATGAGCAAGTTGATTGCAAGCATCGGTACTTCGTTGTTCCTGACTTTACCGCTGACCATGGCCGGCAGCGTTCAGGCCGCGGAAAAACTCAACGTGGTGAGCTGGAGCGGTTACTTTTCGCCGGAGATTCTCGCCAAATTCCAGAAGCAGACCGGCATCGAAGTCACCGTCGACTCCTACGATTCCAACGAAACCCTGCTGGCCAAATTGAAACAGGGCGGTGCCGGTTATGACGTGGCGATCCCGTCGCACCAGTTCGTGCCGATCCTGATCAAGGAAAAACTGCTGGAGCGCTTCGACCCGGTCAACGAGCCCTACTACGCCAGCGTCGTCGACAACCTGAAAAAACCCACCTGGGACCCGGAAGGCGCTTACTCGGTGCCGTTCATCTGGGGCACCACCAGCGTGGTGCTCAACACCGAGCGTTACAAGGGCCCTGCCGACAGCCTCAAGGTGCTTTACGAGCCGCCGGCCGAGCTGCAAGGGCGGATCAACATGTTCGACTCGGTCAGCGACATGGTGGACATGGCCAGCCTGTATCTGAACATCCCGCTGTGCAGCGAAGACCCGAAGCAGATGCAGCAAATCCTGACCCTGCTCAAGGCGCAGAAACCTTTCGTCAAGACCTACAGTTCCAAGGCCGGTTCGATCCGCGAAAACCTCGCCTCGGGTGAAATCGACATGTCGACCTTCTGGGGCGGCTCGTCGATGCGCGCCCGGGAGATGAAACCGAGCCTGAAATACCTGTACCCGAAAGAAGGTGTGCTGGCCTGGGTCGACAACATGGTCATCCCGACCGGCAGCAAGAACCCGGCGAACGCCAAGGCCTTCATCGCGTTCCTCAGCCAGCCTGAAAACGCGGCGATGACCCAGAACTTCCTCAAGCACCAGAGCCCGATCAGGGGTGTGGAACCGTTCCTCGATGCGGGCCTGAAGGACGCGCCGGAGCTGCACATTCCCGAAGGCACCAACGTGGTGTTCAGCAAGACCTGCGGCGAAGGCGCGATCCGCCTGGCCGATCGTCTCTGGACCAACCTGATGCGTTGA
- a CDS encoding amidase produces the protein MNSNNISELVLLQAHELAERIRLRQVSCREVMQTYLAHIERFNPQVNALVSLQAPEDLLAQADIRDAELAKGHYRGWMHGLPHAIKDLSLTRGIRTTLGSPLYKDFIPERDGIMVERIKAAGAIIIGKSNTPEFGLGSQSYNPLFGATGCAYDPSKTAGGSSGGAAAALAMHLVPVADGSDMMGSLRNPAAFNNIFGFRPSQGRVPFDDSADLFIDQLGYEGPMARSVRDAALLLSVQAGADARAPLSIAESGNAFAAPLDRDFKGARLGWLGDFNGYLPMEQGILSLCEKAFADFESLGCHIEPVQSEFAPEKLWSSWRTLRHWMVAGSLGATYADPQKRALLKPEACWEVENGLKLSATDVFAASVTRSDWYRAISRLFEKYDYLLLPSAQVFPFDKAQAWPTSIEGVTMDTYHRWMEVVIPATLSGCPVANVQVGFNQNGLPMGLQIIGKHQADFAVLQLAHAYEQASRWFQRCPSPLLGR, from the coding sequence ATGAACTCTAATAACATCAGCGAACTGGTCCTGTTGCAGGCCCACGAGCTCGCCGAACGCATCCGCCTGCGCCAGGTTTCCTGCCGGGAAGTGATGCAGACTTATCTTGCCCACATCGAACGCTTCAACCCGCAGGTCAATGCGCTGGTGAGCCTGCAAGCGCCAGAAGACCTGCTGGCCCAAGCCGATATCCGCGACGCCGAACTGGCGAAAGGTCATTACCGTGGCTGGATGCATGGCTTGCCCCACGCGATCAAGGACTTGTCCCTGACCCGCGGCATCCGCACCACCCTCGGTTCGCCGCTGTACAAGGACTTCATCCCCGAGCGCGACGGCATCATGGTCGAGCGGATCAAGGCCGCCGGCGCAATCATCATCGGCAAGAGCAACACCCCGGAATTCGGCCTCGGTTCGCAAAGCTATAACCCGTTGTTCGGCGCGACCGGTTGCGCCTACGACCCGAGCAAGACCGCTGGCGGCAGCAGCGGTGGCGCGGCGGCGGCGCTGGCCATGCACCTGGTGCCGGTGGCCGACGGCAGCGACATGATGGGCTCGCTGCGCAACCCGGCGGCGTTCAACAACATCTTCGGTTTCCGTCCCTCCCAGGGCCGCGTGCCCTTCGATGACAGTGCCGATCTGTTTATCGACCAACTCGGCTACGAAGGCCCCATGGCCCGCAGCGTGCGCGATGCCGCGTTGCTGTTGTCGGTGCAGGCCGGAGCCGATGCGCGGGCGCCACTGTCCATTGCCGAATCGGGTAACGCCTTTGCCGCGCCGCTGGATCGGGACTTCAAAGGCGCGCGTCTGGGCTGGCTCGGCGACTTCAACGGCTACCTGCCGATGGAGCAAGGCATCCTCTCGCTGTGCGAGAAGGCCTTTGCCGACTTCGAAAGCCTGGGTTGCCACATTGAACCGGTTCAGTCCGAATTCGCGCCAGAGAAGCTGTGGAGCAGTTGGCGGACGTTGCGCCACTGGATGGTCGCTGGCTCGTTGGGTGCGACTTATGCCGACCCGCAAAAACGGGCGCTGTTGAAACCGGAAGCCTGCTGGGAAGTGGAGAACGGCCTGAAACTCTCGGCCACCGATGTGTTTGCCGCCTCGGTGACGCGCAGCGACTGGTATCGGGCGATCTCCAGGCTATTCGAAAAATACGACTACCTGCTGCTGCCCAGCGCCCAGGTGTTCCCGTTCGATAAAGCCCAAGCGTGGCCAACGTCCATCGAAGGCGTGACCATGGACACTTATCATCGCTGGATGGAAGTGGTAATTCCCGCCACGCTGTCGGGCTGCCCGGTGGCCAACGTGCAGGTAGGCTTCAACCAGAACGGTTTGCCCATGGGCCTGCAAATCATCGGCAAACACCAGGCCGACTTCGCTGTCCTGCAATTGGCGCACGCGTACGAACAGGCCAGTCGTTGGTTCCAACGCTGCCCTTCGCCGCTGCTCGGAAGGTAG
- a CDS encoding aminotransferase class I/II-fold pyridoxal phosphate-dependent enzyme translates to MKYSSMVKRISGETVTAWDIHYAACDAQARGEDAIVLSIGDPDFATADEICAAAVQAIHEGDTHYTHVIGRPALREAIAAKQSALLGQSVSADNVALVAGAQNGLYATAMCLFEQGDEVLVPAPMYLTYEASIQASGARLVPIAQPAEEDFRLTLAALEAVVTDKTRGIALATPNNPTGNVYTREELEAVALIAQRHNLWVISDEVYGQLTYDRPHQSVATLEGMAERTVILNSLSKSHAMTGWRVGWVVGPQELIGHLDNLLLCMLYGLPGFIQAAALKALELDEQVVGEGRALYRRRRDLVAEGLRHVPLLKCKVPEAGMFMLVDVRETGLSSTDFAWQLFRETGVAVLDASAFGTSTAGFVRISFTVSDAALSDACGRIAGFIERLRSK, encoded by the coding sequence ATGAAATATTCGTCCATGGTCAAACGCATCAGCGGCGAAACCGTCACCGCCTGGGACATTCACTACGCGGCCTGTGATGCACAGGCTCGCGGTGAAGATGCGATCGTGTTGAGCATCGGCGACCCGGACTTTGCCACGGCCGATGAAATCTGCGCGGCAGCGGTTCAGGCGATCCATGAGGGCGACACCCACTACACCCACGTGATCGGGCGCCCGGCCCTGCGCGAGGCAATTGCTGCCAAGCAATCGGCGTTGCTGGGTCAGTCTGTGTCTGCCGACAACGTGGCATTGGTCGCTGGTGCGCAGAACGGTTTGTACGCCACGGCCATGTGCCTGTTTGAGCAAGGCGATGAAGTGTTGGTGCCCGCGCCCATGTACCTGACCTACGAGGCGAGCATCCAGGCCTCCGGCGCACGCCTGGTGCCGATTGCCCAGCCGGCCGAAGAAGACTTCCGCCTGACCCTGGCCGCGCTCGAAGCGGTGGTCACCGACAAGACTCGTGGTATTGCCTTGGCCACGCCGAACAACCCTACCGGCAACGTCTACACCCGCGAGGAACTGGAGGCCGTTGCGCTGATCGCTCAACGCCATAACCTGTGGGTGATCAGCGACGAAGTCTATGGTCAGCTCACCTATGACCGTCCGCACCAGAGCGTGGCCACCCTTGAGGGCATGGCCGAGCGCACCGTCATCTTGAACAGCCTGTCTAAATCCCACGCCATGACCGGTTGGCGAGTCGGCTGGGTGGTGGGGCCGCAAGAGCTGATCGGTCACCTCGATAACCTGTTGCTGTGCATGCTCTACGGCTTGCCGGGGTTCATTCAGGCCGCTGCGCTCAAGGCGCTGGAACTGGATGAGCAAGTGGTCGGGGAAGGGCGGGCTCTTTACCGTCGGCGTCGAGACCTGGTGGCCGAAGGTTTGCGCCATGTGCCGCTGCTCAAGTGCAAGGTGCCTGAGGCTGGCATGTTCATGCTGGTGGATGTGCGTGAGACGGGCCTGTCGAGCACGGACTTTGCCTGGCAACTGTTCCGTGAAACCGGTGTTGCCGTACTCGATGCCAGCGCTTTTGGCACCAGCACCGCTGGCTTCGTACGCATCTCGTTCACGGTATCCGACGCAGCGCTCAGCGATGCCTGCGGTCGAATCGCAGGCTTCATCGAACGCCTTCGCTCGAAGTGA
- a CDS encoding ABC transporter permease subunit, whose product MDFHWLGNFYQELVKGAGLTLQLLLISGVIGFFMAVLVALGRLSKNRFLSNGLRFYTSVLRGTPLLVQIYVLYYGVGSVFASFPLIRGSMFWPYLREGFWYVAFALTLSVSAYVGEVLRGGLRAVPRGELEAARAYGMRPWLVLRRVWMPRALQMLRPTLAGESVMLLKATALASTVAVTDLLGAANLVRSQTLRVYEPLLVVAVIYIILAIVIEQGFARIGKTPQRQA is encoded by the coding sequence ATGGACTTTCATTGGCTGGGCAATTTTTACCAGGAGCTGGTCAAGGGCGCCGGACTGACCCTGCAGCTGTTGCTGATCTCCGGGGTTATCGGCTTTTTCATGGCAGTGCTTGTGGCGCTCGGGCGCTTGTCGAAGAACCGCTTCCTATCCAACGGCCTGCGCTTTTACACCAGCGTGCTGCGGGGGACGCCACTGCTGGTGCAGATCTACGTGTTGTACTACGGCGTGGGCAGTGTTTTTGCGAGCTTCCCGTTGATTCGCGGCAGTATGTTCTGGCCGTACTTGCGAGAAGGCTTCTGGTACGTGGCGTTCGCGCTGACCTTGAGCGTTTCCGCGTACGTCGGTGAAGTGTTGCGCGGTGGCTTGCGCGCGGTACCGCGTGGCGAACTGGAAGCCGCACGGGCCTACGGCATGCGCCCTTGGCTGGTGTTGCGCCGGGTGTGGATGCCGCGCGCCTTGCAGATGCTGCGTCCGACATTGGCCGGGGAAAGCGTGATGCTGCTCAAGGCCACGGCACTGGCCTCGACCGTGGCGGTCACCGACCTGCTGGGGGCGGCAAACCTGGTGCGTTCGCAAACATTGCGCGTCTATGAGCCGCTGCTGGTGGTGGCGGTGATCTACATCATCCTGGCGATTGTCATTGAGCAAGGTTTTGCCCGGATAGGCAAAACGCCGCAACGTCAGGCCTGA
- a CDS encoding ABC transporter permease subunit, whose protein sequence is MTLSDISRLFFSDGWLQALAQGMVKTLGISLGAFVLGLAIGLVVAMTKLKGPRWMVVCANCYTTLYRAVPELLLILLLYYAGADLINLTLAAFGQPSVEINGFMAAVVVLGIVQGAYSGEIIRGAIESIPHGQIEAARAYGISRSLLVRRVILPCMLPFAIAGLSNLWLVLVKESALISVVGYSELLTAGRQAAASTKHYLLFYLAVAAFYYLITLVSSSVFRRVEVRFERWMPRHA, encoded by the coding sequence ATGACACTTTCTGATATTTCCCGGCTGTTCTTCAGCGATGGCTGGCTCCAGGCCCTGGCCCAGGGGATGGTCAAGACCCTGGGGATTTCCCTGGGGGCTTTTGTCCTGGGGCTGGCCATCGGCCTGGTCGTGGCCATGACCAAGCTCAAGGGGCCGCGCTGGATGGTCGTTTGCGCCAATTGCTACACCACGCTCTACCGCGCGGTGCCGGAATTGCTGCTGATCCTGCTGCTCTATTACGCCGGTGCCGATCTGATCAACCTGACGCTGGCCGCATTCGGCCAGCCGAGCGTCGAGATCAACGGGTTCATGGCTGCCGTGGTGGTGTTGGGCATTGTGCAGGGCGCCTATTCGGGGGAAATCATTCGCGGTGCGATCGAGTCCATCCCCCACGGTCAGATTGAAGCGGCGCGCGCCTACGGAATCTCCCGCAGCTTGCTGGTGAGAAGGGTGATTCTGCCGTGCATGCTGCCCTTCGCGATCGCCGGGTTATCCAACCTGTGGCTGGTGCTGGTCAAGGAAAGCGCCTTGATCAGTGTGGTGGGTTACAGCGAATTGCTGACAGCGGGTCGTCAGGCGGCGGCATCGACCAAGCACTACTTGCTGTTCTACCTCGCCGTGGCGGCGTTCTATTACCTGATCACGCTGGTTTCCAGTTCGGTCTTCCGGCGGGTCGAAGTGCGCTTCGAACGCTGGATGCCACGGCACGCATAA
- a CDS encoding transporter substrate-binding domain-containing protein, whose amino-acid sequence MKKTLLITLQACLLAGIASTSFAADKLVFGIALEPYPPFSFKSGKGEWSGFEPEMITAVCERMKADCSLNEMSWDGLIPALKSQQVDVVLNSLSITPERQQVIDFTQPYFFTRALWIGDRSMELEPTPAGLKGKIIGVQGSTTHAAFVKKYYGETSTIRYYNDQDDILADLRSGRVDIMLADQLVVEPLLDNPDNSMLASKGVAPLDPLFGDGVGAGVRKGNDALRERLNVALQSLRADGSYEKIRERYFKSDISALE is encoded by the coding sequence ATGAAGAAAACTCTGTTGATCACCCTGCAAGCCTGCCTGCTGGCCGGCATCGCCAGTACCTCGTTCGCCGCTGACAAACTGGTGTTCGGTATCGCCCTGGAACCTTACCCGCCGTTCTCGTTCAAGAGCGGCAAGGGCGAGTGGAGTGGCTTTGAACCGGAGATGATCACCGCGGTGTGCGAGCGCATGAAGGCCGATTGCAGCCTTAACGAAATGTCCTGGGACGGCCTGATCCCGGCCCTGAAGTCGCAACAGGTGGACGTGGTGCTCAACTCGTTGTCGATCACTCCCGAGCGTCAGCAAGTGATCGATTTCACCCAGCCGTACTTCTTCACCCGTGCACTGTGGATCGGTGATCGCAGCATGGAACTCGAACCGACCCCGGCCGGCCTCAAGGGCAAGATCATTGGTGTGCAGGGTTCGACCACCCACGCTGCGTTCGTCAAGAAGTACTACGGCGAAACCTCAACCATCCGTTATTACAACGACCAGGACGACATCCTCGCCGACCTGCGCAGTGGTCGCGTCGACATCATGCTGGCCGACCAGTTGGTGGTCGAACCGCTGCTGGACAACCCCGACAACTCGATGCTCGCCAGCAAAGGCGTGGCCCCGCTTGACCCGCTGTTTGGCGACGGTGTGGGCGCGGGTGTGCGCAAAGGCAACGATGCCCTGCGCGAGCGTTTGAACGTGGCGCTGCAATCGCTGCGTGCCGATGGCAGCTACGAAAAGATCCGTGAGCGCTACTTCAAGTCTGATATCTCGGCCCTTGAGTAA
- a CDS encoding amidohydrolase produces MELQKRFALKWIDQHRQQLSDWHQIIWHYAEPAFREYKSCAWYVDLLRKEGFTVEENSGGMPTAFCATFSNGQGPVLATYAEYDAVPGNCQAATTRKMPREGLSRFAPGHTDPHSALGISALGGVLAAKAAMLEFGIEGTIRFFGEPAEKLRASKPVHAAKGYYDNLDAAISFHPTYMLPLNNTTTWDTHCGIAYAYIYSFTCEDPENWIAADRYSPIPQNHLAARAPGANDALMHFYNLNESLRRSTLPFTGLWSYNEAILTAGQATADNLPPHLSQIQYLLRCDSIEQAETISQVMDNNAAAAAMATGCQWKKTWVCKSRGGLPNHVLARATYSNLAAVGAPRWGTEACEIAREIQSNLGLEPMAEPFLPATEQLIDPQECERQIRLQMPAWQKYLTSDDYPEYTWHCPTVRLLVARPMLSAPAGHVYPDWVSNALGGIPQTIDPMIEVAAKTIANTLLDLFCNDDLLKAAKDEFNQRTGGGIGGEHWQAPLLPADFQAPHRFRWPEYIRTVRGEEWWIPARDDE; encoded by the coding sequence ATGGAATTGCAGAAGAGATTTGCCCTGAAGTGGATCGACCAGCATCGTCAGCAGTTATCGGATTGGCACCAGATCATCTGGCACTACGCGGAGCCCGCGTTTCGCGAGTACAAGTCATGTGCCTGGTATGTGGATCTGTTGCGCAAGGAAGGTTTCACCGTCGAAGAAAACAGCGGCGGCATGCCCACCGCGTTTTGCGCAACCTTCAGTAATGGCCAGGGACCGGTGCTGGCGACCTACGCCGAATACGATGCGGTCCCCGGTAATTGCCAGGCTGCCACTACCCGCAAGATGCCCCGCGAAGGTTTGTCGCGGTTCGCCCCGGGCCACACCGATCCGCACTCTGCGCTGGGTATCAGCGCGTTGGGCGGGGTGCTCGCGGCGAAGGCGGCGATGCTTGAGTTCGGCATCGAGGGCACCATTCGTTTCTTTGGTGAGCCGGCGGAAAAGCTCCGTGCGTCCAAACCCGTACACGCGGCCAAGGGTTACTACGACAACCTGGATGCGGCCATCAGCTTTCACCCCACCTACATGTTGCCGCTGAACAACACCACCACCTGGGATACCCATTGCGGCATTGCTTACGCCTACATCTACAGCTTCACCTGCGAAGACCCGGAAAACTGGATTGCCGCCGACCGCTATAGTCCGATCCCGCAGAATCACCTGGCTGCGCGGGCACCGGGCGCCAACGATGCGCTGATGCACTTCTACAACCTCAACGAGAGCCTGCGCCGTTCGACCCTGCCGTTCACCGGTTTGTGGAGTTACAACGAGGCCATCCTGACGGCCGGGCAGGCCACCGCCGACAACCTGCCACCGCACCTGTCACAGATCCAGTACCTGCTGCGTTGCGATTCGATCGAGCAGGCCGAAACCATTTCCCAGGTGATGGATAACAACGCCGCCGCTGCGGCGATGGCCACCGGTTGCCAGTGGAAAAAGACTTGGGTCTGCAAGTCCCGTGGCGGTCTGCCCAACCATGTGCTGGCGCGGGCGACATACAGCAACCTGGCCGCCGTCGGCGCACCGCGATGGGGTACAGAAGCCTGTGAGATTGCCCGTGAGATCCAGAGCAATCTCGGTCTGGAACCGATGGCGGAACCTTTCCTGCCGGCCACCGAACAACTGATCGACCCGCAGGAATGCGAACGGCAGATACGCCTGCAAATGCCGGCATGGCAGAAGTACCTGACCTCCGACGACTACCCCGAATACACCTGGCATTGCCCGACCGTGCGTCTGCTGGTGGCCCGCCCGATGCTCAGCGCCCCCGCCGGCCATGTGTACCCGGATTGGGTTTCCAATGCCTTGGGCGGCATACCGCAGACCATCGATCCGATGATCGAAGTGGCGGCGAAAACCATTGCCAACACCTTGCTCGACCTGTTCTGCAACGACGATTTGCTCAAGGCTGCCAAGGACGAGTTCAACCAGCGCACCGGCGGCGGCATCGGCGGTGAGCACTGGCAGGCGCCGCTGTTGCCGGCCGACTTTCAAGCCCCCCATCGCTTCCGCTGGCCGGAGTACATACGCACCGTGCGTGGCGAAGAGTGGTGGATCCCGGCGCGTGACGACGAGTAG
- a CDS encoding 5-guanidino-2-oxopentanoate decarboxylase, which yields MTSCAQALVRLLEGYGVESVFGIPGVHTVELYRGLHGSSLRHISPRHEQGAGFMADGYARASGKPGVCFIITGPGMTNILTAMGQAYADSVPMLVISTTSRREHQRLGHGYLHEMPDQRAVVAGVCAFSHTLQRPDELPEVLARAFALFGCARPRPVHIEIPLDVLEIPADNLDLRPRTLPQAPAPAAANIAAAVKLLAAARKPLILAGGGARGAGPLVQALAEKLQAPVALTTNARGLLAPEHPLLLDGVQSSAHGRALFAEADVVLAVGTELGETDYDFFGLGPLSLNAPLIRLDIDPLQILGAARADVGLLGDAGQGLQALLTAVPEACASDWAHQRVAQVNAAERSGWSSKQNIMQQMLDTLRDSLPAPIVVGDSTQPVYQGALGYRAPQANSWFNAGTGFGTLGYGLPAAIGAKLAAPDRPVVAVVGDGGVQFSSAELIAAREAELGVIVVLWNNHCYAEIRDYMTNRDIPPLGVDILPPDFAALAKSCHVAHIGISSLEQLREVLASQVHTRQPILLELDAAAFLSA from the coding sequence ATGACCAGTTGTGCCCAGGCGCTCGTCCGGTTACTTGAAGGCTACGGCGTGGAGTCGGTGTTCGGCATTCCCGGTGTGCACACGGTCGAGCTTTATCGCGGGCTGCACGGCAGTTCTCTGCGCCACATCAGCCCGCGTCACGAACAGGGTGCAGGCTTCATGGCGGACGGCTATGCCCGTGCCAGCGGCAAGCCCGGCGTGTGCTTTATCATTACCGGCCCCGGCATGACAAACATCCTCACCGCCATGGGCCAGGCCTACGCCGACTCGGTGCCGATGCTGGTGATTTCCACCACCAGCCGCCGCGAACATCAACGCCTGGGCCACGGCTACCTGCATGAAATGCCCGACCAGCGTGCAGTGGTCGCCGGGGTCTGCGCCTTCAGCCATACCTTGCAGCGGCCCGATGAATTGCCGGAAGTGCTTGCCCGCGCCTTCGCACTGTTCGGCTGTGCCCGCCCGCGTCCAGTGCACATCGAAATTCCGTTGGACGTGCTGGAAATTCCGGCCGACAACCTCGACCTGCGCCCACGTACCTTGCCGCAAGCCCCGGCGCCGGCGGCGGCGAATATTGCGGCGGCGGTGAAACTGCTGGCGGCGGCGCGCAAGCCGTTGATCCTCGCCGGTGGCGGCGCCCGAGGCGCAGGCCCGCTGGTGCAGGCGCTGGCGGAAAAGTTGCAGGCGCCGGTCGCCCTGACCACCAATGCCCGTGGCCTGCTGGCGCCGGAGCACCCGCTGTTGCTCGACGGGGTTCAGTCGTCGGCTCATGGCCGTGCACTGTTTGCCGAAGCCGACGTGGTATTGGCGGTCGGTACCGAATTGGGGGAAACCGATTACGACTTCTTCGGTCTGGGGCCGCTGTCACTTAATGCGCCGCTGATTCGCCTGGACATCGATCCCTTGCAGATCCTGGGGGCGGCTCGCGCCGACGTGGGCTTGCTGGGCGATGCCGGGCAAGGGCTGCAAGCGCTCCTGACGGCAGTGCCTGAAGCTTGCGCCAGCGACTGGGCCCATCAGCGTGTAGCACAGGTCAATGCTGCCGAACGGTCCGGCTGGAGCAGCAAGCAGAACATCATGCAGCAGATGCTCGACACCCTGCGCGACAGCCTGCCCGCACCGATCGTGGTCGGCGATTCGACCCAGCCGGTGTATCAGGGCGCGCTGGGTTATCGCGCCCCGCAAGCCAACAGCTGGTTCAACGCCGGCACAGGCTTTGGCACCTTGGGTTACGGCTTGCCGGCGGCCATCGGCGCCAAGCTCGCCGCGCCTGATCGTCCCGTGGTGGCGGTGGTCGGCGATGGTGGCGTGCAGTTCTCCAGTGCCGAACTGATCGCTGCCCGTGAAGCGGAGTTGGGGGTGATCGTGGTGCTGTGGAACAACCACTGCTATGCCGAAATCCGCGACTACATGACCAACCGCGATATTCCCCCATTGGGCGTGGACATCCTGCCACCGGACTTTGCCGCATTGGCCAAGTCCTGCCACGTCGCCCACATCGGCATTAGCAGCCTTGAGCAGTTGCGCGAGGTACTTGCCAGCCAGGTCCACACCCGTCAACCGATTCTGCTGGAACTGGACGCCGCCGCTTTCCTGTCTGCCTGA
- a CDS encoding succinylglutamate desuccinylase/aspartoacylase family protein produces the protein MRVEHQPLLTRNPCTQRHLISVHYGQPGRAGKVYLQASLHADELPGMLALHHLRGMLDSAEARGQILGEIVLVPIANPIGLEQTLMHDAMGRFDFNSGENFNRRYPDLAETIRDRLAHELTGDADANRQIIRRAMASALKQIRPTSEIDSMRQAQLLLAHDADFVLDLHCDAQAVVHLYAETPCWSQIEPLARYIGAQASLLASGTGAGSFDEACGQPWWRLAEAFTGRFPIPSGCVASTVELRGEADVDHALARVDAAALYAFLQHRGILAGTPPPMPALLQPATPFDGSLTLRAPCAGLVVFLHKPGAWIERDEPVVHVIDPITGATQVVCSSTRGVMYMRSAIRFAAAGVELCKVAGATALEGGVMVSA, from the coding sequence ATGCGCGTCGAGCATCAGCCCCTGTTGACCCGCAACCCCTGTACCCAGCGGCACCTGATCAGCGTCCATTACGGCCAGCCCGGACGCGCCGGCAAGGTTTATCTGCAAGCCAGCCTGCACGCCGACGAATTGCCCGGCATGCTGGCGCTGCATCACCTGCGTGGAATGCTCGACAGTGCCGAGGCTCGCGGACAGATCCTCGGGGAGATCGTGCTGGTCCCCATCGCCAATCCGATTGGCCTCGAACAGACCTTGATGCACGACGCGATGGGGCGTTTCGATTTCAACAGCGGTGAGAATTTCAATCGCCGTTATCCTGATTTGGCCGAGACGATCAGAGATCGGTTGGCCCATGAACTGACCGGGGATGCCGATGCAAACCGGCAGATCATTCGGCGCGCCATGGCCAGTGCCCTGAAACAGATCCGCCCGACCAGCGAGATCGACTCGATGCGCCAGGCACAATTGCTGCTGGCCCACGACGCCGATTTCGTCCTCGACCTGCATTGCGATGCCCAGGCCGTGGTTCACCTGTATGCAGAAACGCCCTGTTGGTCGCAGATCGAACCGCTGGCACGCTACATCGGCGCACAGGCCAGCCTGCTGGCCAGCGGTACGGGCGCTGGCTCGTTTGACGAGGCATGCGGTCAACCCTGGTGGCGTCTGGCCGAAGCGTTTACCGGACGCTTTCCAATCCCTTCCGGCTGCGTCGCCTCCACCGTCGAGTTACGCGGCGAAGCGGATGTCGATCATGCATTGGCCCGCGTCGATGCCGCCGCCCTCTACGCCTTCCTGCAACACCGGGGCATCCTCGCCGGCACACCGCCGCCGATGCCAGCCCTGCTCCAGCCCGCGACACCCTTCGATGGCTCACTGACCTTGCGCGCCCCCTGCGCCGGGCTCGTGGTGTTCCTGCACAAACCCGGCGCGTGGATCGAGCGTGATGAGCCGGTGGTGCACGTCATAGACCCCATCACTGGCGCTACGCAGGTTGTATGCAGCTCCACCCGTGGCGTGATGTACATGCGCAGTGCGATTCGCTTTGCGGCGGCGGGGGTTGAATTGTGCAAAGTGGCCGGGGCTACGGCACTCGAAGGCGGTGTGATGGTTTCGGCGTGA